The Deinococcus arcticus DNA segment GAAATTCCCGGCGGGGGTTGGGCGCCCCTTCGGGCAGCAGGCGGGGCTCGGTGGGCGGGGTCTCGGGTTCGTGGGGATCAGTCATGGGGGGCCTCCTGAGAGGGCTCGCGTCTGTTGCACTTTTCAACCCGGAACAGCACTGAGGGGCCCCGGCACGCCCGGGAGGCGCCGCGCGCCTTGCCGCCTCGTTGGGTCTGAACCGCAGGGCAAAACGGCGCCACCGGCGTCTACCTGACAGGCGATATGCATGGTGGCGTGTTCTGGATCAGGCCACCGTCACCCGGGGCACCGAACAGGGGATCAGGGCGGCCAGACAGCCCCTGGTATCTGCCCAGGCATGAAGGCACAATGAAGCGTTCGCCCGGCGTCCGGCCGCGTTTCTCCTGCCCCTGCCGCTTTGCCCCTGCTTGTTCGGAGGTTCCCCATGAAACACCTGCTGCTTGCCGCCCCCCTGACCCTGGCCCTGATGACCACCGCTGCCAGCCCCGCCGCGCAGGCCCAGCAAACGGGCAAACTCAAAGCCTGCTTTATCTACGTGGGCCCGGTGGGCGACATCGGCTGGAGCTACGCCCACGACGAGGCGCGCAAGAAAACAGAAAAGGCTCTGCCCTGGCTGGAAACGAAGTATGTGGAAAGCGTGCCCGAGGGTCAGGCCGCGCCGGTGATTGACCGGCTGGTGCGCGACAAGTGCCAGGTGATCTTCACCACGTCCTTTGGCTTCATGGACCAGACGCTGGACGCCGCCAGGAAATACCCCAACGTCATTTTCGCCCACGCCAGCGGCTTCAAGCGCGCGCCGAACATGGCCACCTACATGGCTGACTTCTACCAGATCTATTACCTGAACGGCCTGATGGCGGCGGCGGTCAGCAAGAGCGACAAGCTGGGCTACGTGGCCGCCTTTCCGGTCCCGGAACTCAAGCGCCACATCAGCGCTTTTGCCCTGGGCGCGCGTGCCGTGAACCCCAGGGCCACGGTCAGCGTGAAGTGGATCAACGCGTGGTTTGACCCCAACAAGGCCCGCGAGGCTGCCGAGGCCCTGATCAGCGAGGGGGCCGGCGCCCTGGCCTTTACCGAGGACACCGCCACCGTGGTGCAGACGGCCGCCAGCCGCAAGATTCCCAGCTTTGCCCACTACTCGCCCATGTACAAGTTTGCCCCCGACTACGTGGTCAGCGGCCAGCTGGTGCACTGGGAGAAGATCTACATCGACTTCCTGACCAAGGTGCGCAGCGGCACCTATACCACCAAGAACCTGCAGAAGGTGGACTACTGGAACCTTCTGAAGGGCGGCAGCGTGGAACTGGGCGCGCAGGACGGCATGGCCATCAACCCCAGGTGGATTCCCGCCCTGAAGGCCAAAACCATGACCGTGAATGGCAAGAAGATCAGCGTCTATGACCGCGTGATGGCCCTGAAAGCCGAGATGGAACGGGGCGGCAAGTTCGATCCCTTCACCGGGCCCCTCAAGGACCGCAACGGCATCCTGCGCGTGAAGGCCGGCAAGGTGGCCACCGTGGCCGAGCTGAACAACATGGCCTGGGTGGCCCCCGGTGTGACGGGGCAGGTGGCCGACGAACCCAAGAAGTAAATGGGTGATGGTTGAAGGGGGATGGTGGGGCCGGTAAGGCCCAGCGCACCCAAAGACAAGCGGCGGCAAGGAAGATTCCCTGCCGCCGCTCTCTTTTTTCCATCAACGATCACCCTTCAACCATCAGCGCGCTCCGCCCGTGCGCGCACCTGCGCCGGGCGGAGCATGCCGCCGTGACCCGGCCAGATCTCGCGCAGGTCCATGTCGGCCATACGCTTCAGGGTGGCCAGGGCCTGGGCATGGTCGTGGTTGTAGGCGGCGCGGGGCAGGTGCGCGCCGTCTCCGGCACCCACCACGGCGTCGGCGGCAATCAGCACTCCATCCCGCAGCACGCCCACTTGCCCGGGGGTGTGGCCGGGCAGGGCCACCACCTCCCAGCCCAGCAGGTCCTGACCGGGCAGGGCAGGGCGCAGCGCCCGGGCCGGCACCTTGGGGTGCAGGCGCGAGATCAGCGGGCCCAGTTCCGGGCGCCGGGCCGGATACGGCAGGTCGTGCACCTGTCCGGTGAGGGCCGGGTGTTCCAGCGGGTGCGCCAGCAGCGGCACCCCGGCGTGGGCGGCCACGAAAGCGCCGCCTGCGTGGTCCACATGGGCGTGGGTCAGCAGCAGAGCGCCTGGGGCAAAGGTCCGCAGCAGCCGGGCCAGCGCCGGGGCATAGGGCAGTGCCCCACTGTCCACCATCAGGCGGCCCTGGGGGCTGGTCAGCAGAAACACGTTGGCATACAGCCGCCTCACCCTCACCGTCACGCGCCCGATGATGCCACGTGTTGGGGGGACAGGGTGCGTGCGCCCCTGTCCCCCCGCGTGCTGGGCGGCTCAGTTCTGGCGGTAGCCCGTGGGCACCCAGCCGCAGCCGTCGCGCACCAGCGTCACGGTGCCGGTATAGGTGTCGCTGGTCTGCGTGTTCGAGCCGCGTGCCACAAGGGTGATGGTCACGCTGCCGCTGACCTGGGCCGTGTTGCCACTGATCGCCGCACTGCCGATATTCACCTTGTACGAAAAGCTGGAAAAGCCCGCCGAATACGCGCTGGCCGCGGCCGACAGCGCGGCTTCCGCCGCCGACTGGGCGGTGGCGCGCGCGGCGGCGGCGTCCTGATCGGGGGTCAGCTTGCACTCGGCGGGGGCGGGGGCCGGGGTGCTGTCACCCGTGGCGGCGCCCGTGGCCGGCAGGGTGCCCTGCAGGTTCGCCACGTTCACCTTGTAGTTCACGCCCAGCGCCAGCCGGGGCCCCACGATGGGCTGCAGCACGGTGCTGATGCGCTGCACGCCCGCCTCGATATAGCCTTCGACGGGAATCAGGGGAATGCCGTAACGCAGGCCCAGCCCCGCATGCAGCGCCGAGTTGCCATTCAGCAGGTCGGCCCCGGCCAGAGCGTAGGTGGTCAGGCCACCGCTGCGGAACAGATCAAACGACACGGCGGCCCCCACGGCCACGCCGCCGGCCCGGCCCTGCACGCCGCTCAGGCAGTAGGCGCCCTGGGCATGCACGCCCACACGCCCTTCCTGCACGCCCGCGCGCACGCCCACCACCTGGCAGCCCAGACCCAGGCTGCTGTTCAGGCCCAGGCGCACGTCGGCGGCGCCCGCGGCCCCGCTCAGGCCCAGGGCAGTCAGCGCCGCCCCCATCATCCACTTGATCTTCTTCATTGGCCCCTGTTCTAACACAGCAGCGGCGGGCCGCCACACACAGACCCGTCTCCAGCGCAGAACAGCGCGGCCCGTGGAGCATTGCCCGGCCCGCGCTGGGTTAAGTCGCTCGCTGCCAGGCCCCCGATCAACCGAGCGGGCTGGAACAGCGGCGCTGCAGAGCGAGAAGCGAACACAGTGCCTCGCACCGGGAATGGACACGTTGCTGCGCCCTTCTGAACCGTTGCCATGGGAGGGGCGAGATCCTTAGAGAGAAGACCCCTGTTCTTGGCGCTGCCCAGAGGAAAGGTCGCCCCATGCACCCGGGCAGCGCCGCCGCCTTCAGTACGTGTAGAAGCCCTGCCCGCTCTTGCGGCCCAGTTGCCCGGCCTGCACCATCTTGCGCAGCAGCGGGCTGGGGCGGTACTTGTCGTCGCCCAGGCCCCTATGCAGCACTTCCATGATGGCCAGGCAGGTGTCCAGGCCGATAAAGTCCGCCAGGGTCAGCGGGCCCATCGGGTGATTCATGCCCAGCTTCATGATGCCGTCAATGGCTTCAGGCTCGGCCACGCCCTCCATCACGCACTGAATGGCCTCGTTCAGCATGGGCATCAGGATGCGGTTGGACACGAAGCCGGGGAAATCGTTGCAGGGCAGCGGCGTCTTGCCCATTTGCTGAGCCGTTTCGGTAACGATGCGGGCCGTTTCGTCGCTGGTCTGGTGGCCGCGAATGACCTCCACCAACTGCATCAGCGGCACCGGATTCATGAAGTGCATCCCGATAAAACGCTCGGGGCGCCCAGAAGCGGTGGCGAGGCTGGTGATGGGAATGGAGCTGGTGTTGCTGGCCAGGATGCCGCCTGGCTTGACGATCTGCCCCAGTTGCCGGAACAGATCGGCCTTGACCGCCTCGTTTTCCACGATGGCTTCCACGACCAGATCGCACTCGGCCATGTCCTGCAGGCTGGTGGTGAACTGAATCCGGCCCATGACCTCGGCGGGGGTACCCTCCAGGCGGCCTTTTTCATGCAGCTTGGTCAGGCTCTTCTCCATGACGGTCTGCCCACGCGCCAGGAACTCCTGCTTAACGTCCTGCACCACCACTGTAAAACCGCTTTGCGCCGCGACCTGCGCGATGCCGCCGCCCATCTGGCCGGCGCCGATAACTCCGAATTTCATAGGATTCCTCACTGAGATTGAATAAAGCGGGCGACCTGCTCAAGATGCTGAAGCAAAGCTGGCGTTCCCATTGCGCCCCGCTCTGCCTCAATGTTCTCCCTCAGGGCCAGCACGTGGGCTCCCAGCTCTTGCCTCTGCTGACCACTGAACTCAGCGAGGTCTAGCAAATAGTTCCACTGAGCGATTTCAACTTTTTCCCGCAGCAGGGCATCAGCCGTCTGATTTGTCACCCATTCGCTCAGCGCACCGTAGAGACTGTTTGACAGCGAAAGATGCTCTCGGTCCGCCACATCCAGGATGACGACAGCCACTGTCCCTCACTCCACCACAGGCACGCCTTCCAGCTCCACCATGCGGCTGCGCTTAACCGGCGTAAAGGCGGTGTAGCGGTAGCGCGCGCAGCCCTTTTGCACGAAGGGGTCCTGGTCGAACAGGTCCACCAGTTCCTGCAGGGTGTCCGCGTGGGCCAGGATGACGCCGCCCGTGCGGTCCACCTTGCGGCCACTGACCAGAAAGAGGCCACTCTTGTAGTGCTGCTCCAGCCATTCCCGGTGGGCGGGAGTCACGGCGGCCAGTTCCTCGCCCATCTTCAGGTAGGTGCTTTCCACGATCCACAGCGGCTTGATCTGCAGGGTCATGCGCCTAGCCTACCCGTTTCACGGCCAGCGCGAGGCCATTGCCGCCGCCCATGCACAGGGTGGCCACACCAGTTTCTTTGTCCTGCTGCTTCAGGGCGTGCAGCAGGGTCACCAGAATGCGCGCCCCACTGGCCCCAATGGGGTGCCCCAGGGCTACCGCGCCGCCGTTCACGTTCACCCGCGTGGGGTCCAGGCCCAGTTCACGGCTGACGGCAAGGCTCTGCACACTGAAGGCTTCGTTGAGTTCCCACAGGTCCACGTCGTCAGCGGTCATGCCCAGCCCCCGGAGCAGCTTCTGGGTGGCGGGCACCGGGGTCATCATCACCCATTCCGGGGCCAGCCCGCCGGTGGCGTAGCCGGTAATTTCCGCCATCACCTTCAGGCCGTGCGCCTGGGCGAAGGCCTCAGAGACGACCAGCAGGCTGGCAGCGCCGTCGTTCAGGCCCGGGGCGTTGCCGGCGGTCACCGAGCCGTCTTTCTTGAAGGCGGGCTTCAATCGGCCCAGCGTGTCCAGGCTGGTGTCGGCGCGGGGCCCCTCGTCGGTGTCCACGGTCACGTCGCCCTTGCGGCCCTTGACGGTCACCGGCACGATCTCGTCGGTGAAGCGCCCGCCCTGCTGCGCGGCAATGGCCTTCTGGTGACTGGCGGTCGCGTAGGTGTCCTGTTCTTCACGGCCAATGCTGTACTTCTCGGCCACACGCTCGCCGGTCAGGCCCATGCCCTCGTCGTTGATCGAGCACCACAGGCCGTCGTGGGTGTTGGCGTCCAGCACCTGCGCGTGGCCCAGGCGGTAGCCCTTGCGGGCCCCGGGCAGCAGATGGGGCGAGTTGCTCATGGATTCCATGCCGCCCGCCAGCACCGCCTGCTGGTCCCCGGCGCGGATGCTCTGGGCCGCCAGAATGACCGCTTTCAGGCCACTGCCGCAGACCTTGTTGATGGTGAGCGCGCCCACCTCGTGGGTCAGGCCCGCGCGCAGGGCGGCCTGCCGGGCCGGATTCTGCCCGCTGCCCGCCTGCACCACCTGTCCCATGATGACCTCTTGCACCAGTTCGGCGCCCAGACCCGCGCGCCGCAGGGTGTCACGCAGGGTCAGGCTGCCCAGTTCCACCGCAGGCACATCGGCCAGGGCGCCCAGGAACTTCCCGGTGGGCGTGCGGCTGGCCGCCACAATCACAGCTTTGGTCATGGGGGCAGTGTAGCGCGCGCTGCCTAACGCCCGTTAGGTGGGTGTCCACCACAGCCGACGGCTGAAGGCGCCGCGGGCCTGAGCCTTTGCGGAACGCTGCTCTTCCAGGGCCGTTGAGCTCAGGCCGTCCAGCCCAGCCAGCGCGTAGACGACTTCCAGCACATCGGCCAGTTCCTCCGCTTCGCCGCTCTCCAGGTACTCCGCGACCTCTTCCTGCAATTTCTCGCGCAGGGCGGCGCGGAAAGCTGCCTCCTCCAGCGGCGTGGCCTGCCCGCCAAACCGTTCGGGAATGCGGTCGCGTACCAGTTTGGGCATGCGGTCACCCTAGCGGATGCTCAGGGGCTGCGGCGGAAAGGTGAGGTTGAGTTCCTGTTTGGCCGCCAACACGCCCTTCATGCGGACGGTGACGGTGTATTCCCCGGGCGGCAGCGGCAACCAGCGATTGAACTGGTTCAAGGGCGCGTCCAGCTGAAGACGGTCCCACTGACATGGGCCAACCGGACAGAGGTGGCTGCTTTGCAGCCAAGGATCAAAAGCGGGGGTGTACCAGCGCACCGCTTCGCCGCGTTCGTTGCGAAGAACGGCGTCAAGTGGGTACATTCCAGAGACCAGCTCGACCGAAAGCCCCGTTTCGTTGTGCAACACGGCGGCGAGGGTCAGCGTCTCCCCCACCTGCGCGGTTCTGGGGACCTGCACCTCGGCGCGCAGCGGTCCTGTCTGTGCCTGCAGAGCTGGAAACGTAGGCGCACGGGTGAGCTCAAAACCACCCGGTGGCACAGGCAGCCCGGCCAGACGCAGCGCCGCCCCCAACTGGGCCTCAGTGGCGGTGCCCCGCCCATACACCCGAGTCACTCCGCAGACCGTCTTTGCATCACACGGCGTTTCCTCCAGTCCTATCATCTCAAAGGCCAGCGGCTCAAATGCCTTCAGGTACGCCTGCCGCTGCGCCTCCCTCTGCCCAGACACAGCCGCCCACGCCGCCTGCTCCTCCGCCTCTCTGTCAGGCAACAACGTGCAGGCGCTCAGGGCCAGAATCAGCAGTCCCAATCCCACCCTGTGCCACATGGCCCCAGCCTATCCCGCACGGCGGCGGCACCTTTCCCCACTTGCCCTGCGTGGTAGCCTCGCAACATGTTTGAGTCGCTGGGCAACAAGTTACAGGACATCCTGGACCGGGTGGGCAAGGAACGCCAGCTGACCGAGGCGCAGGTGAAAACGGCCATGCGCGAGATCCGCATGGCGCTGCTGGAAGCCGACGTGAACTTCGGCGTGGCCAAGGATTTCGTGGCGAAGGTCAGCGAAAAGGCCGTGGGCCAGGAAGTCCTGGGCAGCCTGAACGCTGGCCAGACGGTGGTGAAACTGGTTCACGACGAGCTGATTGAAACGCTGGGCGGCAAGAGCGTGCAGCCCGAGCTGAAAACCGAGGGCAACGTGTGGTTCATGGTGGGCCTCCAGGGGGCCGGCAAGACCACCAGCACCGGCAAACTGGCGGCGCACTACAAGAGCAAGGGCCGCCGCGTGCTGCTGGTGGCCGCCGACACGCAGCGCCCGGCGGCGCGCGACCAGCTGGAGGTGCTGGCCCGGCAGGTGGGGGTGCCCATTCTGAAGGTGGCCGACGGCGAAAGCCCCGCTGAAACCCGGCGCCGCGTGGACGAACACCTGAAAACCGATTTCCGCGACCTTGTGATTGTGGATACGGCGGGCCGCCTGCAGATTGACGAGGCGCTGATGGACCAGCTGGCCGAGCTGCAGGTGGCCATGCAGCCCACCGAATCGCTGCTGGTGGTGGACGCCATGACCGGGCAGGAAGCCCTGAACGTGGCCCAGACCTTCGACCAGCGCGTGACGGTCACGGGACTGGTGATCACCAAGATGGACGGCGACGCCCGCGGCGGGGCGGCCCTCTCGGCGCGCAGCGTGACCGGCAAACCCATTTACTTTGCGGGCACCAGCGAGAAGCTGGCCGGACTGGAACCTTTCTACCCCGACCGGGTGGCGGGGCGCATTCTGGGCATGGGTGACGTGCTGGGCCTGATCGAGCGCGCCCAGCAGGCGGACCTGAAGGCGATGGAGGTCAAGAAGCCCGGCGAGTTTGACCTTGAAGACCTGCTGACCCAGCTGCGCCAGATTCGCAAGATGGGCCCGCTGGGCGACCTCCTGAAGCTGATTCCCGGCATGAGCCGCGCGCTGCCCGAGGGCTTTAACGTGGACGAGAAGCAGATTCAGCGCATTGACGCCATGATTTCCAGCATGACCCTCAAAGAGCGGCGCAACCCCAAGATCATTGACGGGCGCCGCCGTAAGCGCATTGCCGCTGGCAGCGGCCACAGCGTACAGGACATCAACAAGCTGCTGAAAATGCACGAGCAGATGAAAGACATGATGAAGATGCTGCAGCGCATGACCGGCCCCGGGGCCAAGGGCATGAAACCACCCCGCATGCCGAACCTGCCGCCCAATCTCAAGCGCTGAGCCCCGGCCGTTGACAGCTCCGGGTTGCCTCCGTATACTCACTGCCGCTGAAGACCGCACCTGAGCCGGTGCCCAGCGGCAAGGGACGTTAGCTCAATCGGTAGAGCAGCTGACTTTTAATCAGCGGGTTGTAGGTTCAAGTCCTACACGTCCCACCAGAAAAACCCCCGTCCTAGGCGGGGGTTTCTGCTTTTGCCCCGGCCCGCTGACGTGGCCCACTGGGGCCCGTGTGGCCCAAACGTGGCCCATTTGATTCTGGGGCCCTGGCCTGTCCCCACCCCCACCGGGCGCGGTCCACTTCGCAGAAAAAACACGCGAAAAAATAACCCAGCCGTATATACCCTAAAAATCTGGGGACTTTGGGGACACAGCCCGGTTTATGCTGTCCAGCACGAAAAAAACATGCGTCCCCACAGAAAAGAGGTGTGGGGACGCAGTTCCCAAAAATGCCGTGTGGGCCGTGCTTTTCCCGTGTCCCCACTTTTGGCCCCTTCGGTCCCCACTTTGGGGACTTGGCCCCCCCAGGCGTGGGGACCGGGCCCCCGGCGCTACCCCTTCCGGCGGGGCCCGGCCTTGCGGGTCTTCCGGCGCAGCGGCAGCGGGCGCCCCCCGTCTTTCTCTTCGCCGTCTGGGCCTGCCCCCGGCTTCGCCTGCCCCTGGCCCTGCAGGTCTGCCAGCCCGTAGACCATGCCGCGCATCTTGCCCGGCAGCGCGTGGGCGTAAATGTTCAGGGTGGTACTCACCTGGGCGTGCCCCAGCAGCGCGGCCACGCTCACCGGGTCTTCGCCCCTCGAAATCAGAAAGGTGCCCGTGCTGTGCCGCAGCGCGTGGGGGGACAGCAGGGGCACGCCCGCCGCTTCGCAGGTCCGGCGCATGACATCCCGCAGCACGTCTTGCCGCATGGGCCGCCCGTCTACCGCCGGGAAGAGGGGGGCCGCGTCTGCCGTGCCCTGGCCCCGGTAGCGCGTGGCCCGCGCTTCCACACTCACCCTTCGCCGCAGGTCTTCCACGATGCCCAGCGCGTCCCTTGAGAGGTAGACCCGGCGCACGCCGCCGTCTTCGGGCTGCCCGTGTAGTAGGCCCCTTCAAACTCACTGCGGGTCTTCGAGACGGTCACGAAGGGGGCCCCGGTGTCATCCCGGCCCACGTCCCCCCAGGTCAGGGCCAGGGCTTCGCCTATGCGAAGGCCAGTCAAGGCCAGGAAGGCCAGGGGCAGGGCCAAACGGTCAGCCTGGGCCGCCGGAATGAAGCGCCCCAGCTCTTCGGGGGTGAAGTGCTTCACCTTCGCCGCGCGCACCGTCCCGCCCTTCGAGGGGGACAGGGGCCGGGCGTGCTGCGCCGGATTTTCCCTTAGCAGGCCGTCCCCTATGGCCCGTTTATAGGCCCCCAGCAAGAGGACGTGTATCTGCCGCTGCCCGGAGTAGCCCAGGGGCGGGCGCATCTTTTCGCCGTCCCCAGCGGGGCGCTTCTCGCTCAGCAGCTCGAAGTACGCGCGCAGCCGCCGGGGGTCTACGCCTGCCGCCTTCAGGTGGGCCAGATGCGGGGCCACGTGCCGGGTGTACAGGGCTTCGTTGTTCCAGGCCGTGCGGTCTGACCATGTGGCCCGCTTCGCCCGCATGTACTCCGTCACCATCTCCCCCACCGTCAGCGTGTGCGACACGGGCCGCTGTCCGGCCTGGGCTTCTCGCTGGGCCGCAATAATGGCGTGCTGCGCTTCGGTGCGCGTGCGCGTGGTCCCGCTCAAGCGTTCTCTCGTGCCGTCCGGGTACTGGACCCGCACGCGCCACCGGAAGCGCCCAGACGGTAATTCTTCAATGGTGCCCTTGTGCCAGCCCTGCGCGGTCTTGCGCCCCCCTGTCATGGGCCTCAGGGTAAAGCCGCAAACGTGGGCCTACTGCCGGACGTGCCCGAACAATGTAGGCCCAGTCAGGAAACTGTGCGGCGTGTTATGACATGGTGTAACACCAATTGTCACTGTCATTTACAGTGCCACAGCGACGCTAGGGGGAAACATGACCGCACAGCTCAGCACAGACGAACGGGGCCGGGTTCACTTCGGACGCCTGACCGTGCGCCCCTCACCCGTAGACCGCGCCCTGTCTGCCCTGGGGGAAGCTGTACCGCGCCTTGAGGTCGCGCTAGGCTTTCCGGTCAGCGTGACCGCACAGCCCATGCCAGACGGCACCCTCACAGCAGAAGTCATCATGCCAGACGCTCACTACGCCTTCGATCAGGCTATGGAGATCTGCGCCACCCTGCAGGACGCGGTGCGGCCATTCAGCGTTGACCTAAACGTGGAAGTTGACTCTGACTTTCAACATGGCGAGTAAACACGCCCACGTAGAGAAAGCCCAGCGTAACGAAGCGGCCTTGAGCCGCTTCGACTTTGAATCAGACCTGTACGAGTGGTACATCACTGTCAGCTTCTACGCGGCTGTTCACTGGATGCGTGCCTTTTTGGCCGTAGGTGGGCGGGGGATCTGGGAAGAAATTCCTTACGAACAGTTTCCGCATCAGGTAAGAGAGGTATACCGCGCACACTTTGGCCAGAATGCCCAGCCAGCAGAAACGGCCCTGAACGCCTTTCAGATCATCAAGCGTCTATCTCAGCGGGCGCGGTATGGGTGCGAGTCTCCCGCATGGTACGCCCGTGAAACGGGAAAGGCAGACGCCGCCCTAAAAACGGTCCGTGACTTCGTGACCGGGCATGGAGTCACGCTCTAACCCGAGTGCTTTCAGCCGCCCGCCCTCTTTTAGTAGGGGATAAAAGCCCAGTGTGTGACGCCGTCAGCCGGATTTAAACTGTGCGGGAACATATTCCCGGCGGCAGATAGAGGACAGAACCGACGAAGGGGAAGCACAGGCCACGCGCCCACGCTTCCCCTTCCGCCGGTTTCCCAGCGGTCTAGGCCCCCGGCTTAGGTCTTCCGCTTCCCCCGCCACAGCTTCACCGCGCCCCAGGTGGACAACCCAGCGCCTACCGCTGCCCCCAGGGCCACCACACCAGTATGGGCGGGGTCAGTGCCGAACGAAGGTCCGTAGACCGTCCAGGCCAGGGCGTACAGCGCAAACAGCAATAGCCCCAGCGCGCACAGGCCCAGCAGAACGGCCAGCACGCGCCGCACGATTGCCCTTCGCCGGTCAAGGTTCACCGCATCCC contains these protein-coding regions:
- a CDS encoding BMP family ABC transporter substrate-binding protein; the protein is MKHLLLAAPLTLALMTTAASPAAQAQQTGKLKACFIYVGPVGDIGWSYAHDEARKKTEKALPWLETKYVESVPEGQAAPVIDRLVRDKCQVIFTTSFGFMDQTLDAARKYPNVIFAHASGFKRAPNMATYMADFYQIYYLNGLMAAAVSKSDKLGYVAAFPVPELKRHISAFALGARAVNPRATVSVKWINAWFDPNKAREAAEALISEGAGALAFTEDTATVVQTAASRKIPSFAHYSPMYKFAPDYVVSGQLVHWEKIYIDFLTKVRSGTYTTKNLQKVDYWNLLKGGSVELGAQDGMAINPRWIPALKAKTMTVNGKKISVYDRVMALKAEMERGGKFDPFTGPLKDRNGILRVKAGKVATVAELNNMAWVAPGVTGQVADEPKK
- a CDS encoding MBL fold metallo-hydrolase, translating into MTVRVRRLYANVFLLTSPQGRLMVDSGALPYAPALARLLRTFAPGALLLTHAHVDHAGGAFVAAHAGVPLLAHPLEHPALTGQVHDLPYPARRPELGPLISRLHPKVPARALRPALPGQDLLGWEVVALPGHTPGQVGVLRDGVLIAADAVVGAGDGAHLPRAAYNHDHAQALATLKRMADMDLREIWPGHGGMLRPAQVRARAERADG
- a CDS encoding tyrosine-type recombinase/integrase → MRRVYLSRDALGIVEDLRRRVSVEARATRYRGQGTADAAPLFPAVDGRPMRQDVLRDVMRRTCEAAGVPLLSPHALRHSTGTFLISRGEDPVSVAALLGHAQVSTTLNIYAHALPGKMRGMVYGLADLQGQGQAKPGAGPDGEEKDGGRPLPLRRKTRKAGPRRKG
- a CDS encoding nucleoside triphosphate pyrophosphohydrolase; this encodes MPKLVRDRIPERFGGQATPLEEAAFRAALREKLQEEVAEYLESGEAEELADVLEVVYALAGLDGLSSTALEEQRSAKAQARGAFSRRLWWTPT
- a CDS encoding YciI family protein — its product is MTLQIKPLWIVESTYLKMGEELAAVTPAHREWLEQHYKSGLFLVSGRKVDRTGGVILAHADTLQELVDLFDQDPFVQKGCARYRYTAFTPVKRSRMVELEGVPVVE
- a CDS encoding 3-hydroxyacyl-CoA dehydrogenase family protein is translated as MKFGVIGAGQMGGGIAQVAAQSGFTVVVQDVKQEFLARGQTVMEKSLTKLHEKGRLEGTPAEVMGRIQFTTSLQDMAECDLVVEAIVENEAVKADLFRQLGQIVKPGGILASNTSSIPITSLATASGRPERFIGMHFMNPVPLMQLVEVIRGHQTSDETARIVTETAQQMGKTPLPCNDFPGFVSNRILMPMLNEAIQCVMEGVAEPEAIDGIMKLGMNHPMGPLTLADFIGLDTCLAIMEVLHRGLGDDKYRPSPLLRKMVQAGQLGRKSGQGFYTY
- the ffh gene encoding signal recognition particle protein; this translates as MFESLGNKLQDILDRVGKERQLTEAQVKTAMREIRMALLEADVNFGVAKDFVAKVSEKAVGQEVLGSLNAGQTVVKLVHDELIETLGGKSVQPELKTEGNVWFMVGLQGAGKTTSTGKLAAHYKSKGRRVLLVAADTQRPAARDQLEVLARQVGVPILKVADGESPAETRRRVDEHLKTDFRDLVIVDTAGRLQIDEALMDQLAELQVAMQPTESLLVVDAMTGQEALNVAQTFDQRVTVTGLVITKMDGDARGGAALSARSVTGKPIYFAGTSEKLAGLEPFYPDRVAGRILGMGDVLGLIERAQQADLKAMEVKKPGEFDLEDLLTQLRQIRKMGPLGDLLKLIPGMSRALPEGFNVDEKQIQRIDAMISSMTLKERRNPKIIDGRRRKRIAAGSGHSVQDINKLLKMHEQMKDMMKMLQRMTGPGAKGMKPPRMPNLPPNLKR
- a CDS encoding thiolase family protein is translated as MTKAVIVAASRTPTGKFLGALADVPAVELGSLTLRDTLRRAGLGAELVQEVIMGQVVQAGSGQNPARQAALRAGLTHEVGALTINKVCGSGLKAVILAAQSIRAGDQQAVLAGGMESMSNSPHLLPGARKGYRLGHAQVLDANTHDGLWCSINDEGMGLTGERVAEKYSIGREEQDTYATASHQKAIAAQQGGRFTDEIVPVTVKGRKGDVTVDTDEGPRADTSLDTLGRLKPAFKKDGSVTAGNAPGLNDGAASLLVVSEAFAQAHGLKVMAEITGYATGGLAPEWVMMTPVPATQKLLRGLGMTADDVDLWELNEAFSVQSLAVSRELGLDPTRVNVNGGAVALGHPIGASGARILVTLLHALKQQDKETGVATLCMGGGNGLALAVKRVG